The following proteins are co-located in the candidate division WOR-3 bacterium genome:
- a CDS encoding PilT/PilU family type 4a pilus ATPase gives MELKALLEKMMKVNASDLHLKAGAPPVFRIDGRLVIEKSESLTPEVLKTMAYQIMTPSQQQTFERMKEMDFAIGVRGVGRFRVNIFLQRGSIAIAMRAIPMSVKRIDELNLPPILKELALKPRGLILVTGTTGSGKSTTLAAMIEHINENVSKHIITIEDPIEYLFRDNLSVINQREVLMDTISFSIALRHILRQDPDVILIGEIRDRETMDVALKAADTGHLVMSTLHTLNATETINRIISFYPPHQHQHIRVLLAATLVGVISLRLLPRADGKGRIPAVEILVATPTIKEYLLDPVKTLLIQSAIEEGYGQYGMQTFDQSIFRLYKDGLISYDDAIQAVSNPDEFKLRLVGIEATAERGWGSFEKK, from the coding sequence ATGGAGTTAAAAGCATTACTTGAAAAAATGATGAAGGTCAATGCCTCAGACCTCCATCTCAAGGCTGGGGCACCACCGGTCTTCCGGATTGATGGAAGACTGGTCATTGAAAAATCAGAATCCCTGACGCCTGAGGTCCTCAAGACGATGGCGTATCAGATCATGACCCCTTCCCAGCAGCAGACATTTGAAAGGATGAAAGAGATGGACTTTGCAATCGGCGTCCGGGGGGTTGGCCGCTTCCGGGTCAATATCTTCCTCCAGCGCGGTAGTATTGCAATCGCGATGCGTGCCATCCCTATGTCGGTAAAGAGGATTGACGAACTCAATCTTCCACCGATCTTGAAGGAGCTGGCACTCAAACCCCGGGGCTTAATCCTCGTCACCGGGACCACTGGAAGTGGTAAATCCACAACCCTGGCAGCGATGATTGAACATATAAACGAAAATGTCTCTAAGCACATCATCACCATTGAAGATCCCATTGAATACCTCTTCCGGGATAATCTTTCGGTCATCAACCAGCGCGAAGTGCTCATGGATACGATTTCCTTCTCCATCGCCCTCCGCCATATTCTCCGGCAGGACCCAGATGTGATACTGATCGGTGAGATCCGGGACCGCGAAACGATGGATGTCGCTTTGAAAGCTGCAGATACCGGACATCTGGTGATGTCCACGCTCCATACCTTAAATGCAACGGAAACAATCAACCGGATCATTTCCTTCTATCCACCCCATCAGCACCAGCATATCAGGGTCTTGCTTGCCGCGACTCTCGTTGGAGTGATATCTCTCCGCTTGTTACCGCGTGCAGATGGCAAAGGAAGAATCCCGGCAGTAGAAATTCTGGTTGCCACGCCAACTATTAAAGAGTATCTCTTGGACCCGGTAAAAACCCTTTTGATACAGTCCGCGATTGAAGAAGGTTACGGACAGTATGGTATGCAGACATTTGATCAATCCATATTCCGGCTCTATAAGGATGGTCTGATCTCCTATGATGATGCAATCCAGGCAGTCTCAAATCCGGATGAGTTTAAATTGCGCCTCGTGGGCATTGAAGCGACTGCCGAGCGGGGTTGGGGTTCTTTTGAGAAAAAGTAG
- the accC gene encoding acetyl-CoA carboxylase biotin carboxylase subunit: MKFEKILIANRGEIAIRIIRAAKELNLKTVAIYSEADADALHTRLADEAVCIGPPAARDSYLNITRIISAAEITGARAIHPGYGFLAENAEFAEICESCGIIFIGPKPEHIRAMGDKIKAKETFAQFGVLGIPGSDGEIENIREAKKIAATIGYPVILKAAAGGGGKGMRIIHDENEMESGFRIAQAEAKAAFGDPRLYIEKYIEKPRHIEVQVLGDSTGHVVALGERECSIQRRHQKLIEESPSVAVDAELRKRLMETAIKAASGIGYQSAGTIEFLMDDKKNFYFMEMNTRIQVEHPVTEMVTGIDILKEQIKIALGEKLSFKQEEIYLRGHAIECRINAEDPRKNFAPSPGKITFFHMPQGIGVRFDTHIFAGYTIPPTYDSLIGKLICHGNSRIEAIARMRRSLEELVIEGIATTIPFHLEVMNNEKFIAGDISTKFLEENFKLK, from the coding sequence GTGAAATTTGAAAAAATCCTTATTGCCAACCGCGGTGAAATTGCAATAAGAATCATCCGGGCAGCAAAAGAACTCAATCTAAAGACCGTAGCAATCTATTCCGAAGCCGATGCCGATGCCTTACATACCCGACTTGCCGATGAGGCCGTTTGTATCGGTCCCCCAGCAGCTCGGGATAGTTATCTAAATATCACCCGGATCATCAGTGCTGCCGAAATCACCGGTGCCCGGGCCATTCATCCCGGCTACGGTTTTCTTGCAGAAAATGCCGAATTTGCTGAGATCTGTGAATCCTGTGGTATTATTTTCATCGGACCCAAGCCCGAGCACATCCGGGCAATGGGTGATAAAATAAAAGCCAAGGAAACTTTTGCCCAATTCGGTGTGTTAGGTATCCCGGGCAGCGATGGAGAAATTGAGAATATCCGAGAAGCAAAAAAGATTGCCGCCACTATCGGTTACCCAGTAATTTTAAAAGCCGCGGCTGGCGGAGGAGGAAAGGGGATGCGGATTATTCACGACGAGAACGAGATGGAATCAGGATTCCGGATTGCCCAAGCCGAAGCGAAGGCGGCGTTCGGCGACCCACGGTTATACATTGAAAAATATATTGAGAAACCCCGGCATATCGAAGTCCAAGTCCTCGGCGATAGCACCGGCCATGTTGTAGCACTGGGTGAAAGGGAATGTTCTATTCAGCGCCGACATCAGAAATTGATTGAGGAATCACCATCGGTCGCGGTCGATGCGGAATTAAGAAAGAGATTGATGGAAACCGCAATCAAGGCAGCATCAGGCATCGGGTATCAATCCGCAGGCACGATTGAATTTCTGATGGATGATAAGAAAAATTTTTATTTTATGGAAATGAATACACGTATCCAGGTGGAACATCCGGTTACGGAGATGGTCACTGGTATTGATATCCTGAAAGAACAGATAAAGATTGCCTTGGGTGAAAAACTCTCTTTTAAACAGGAGGAAATATATCTAAGGGGTCATGCAATTGAATGCCGCATCAATGCCGAAGACCCCCGAAAAAACTTTGCACCCTCACCAGGTAAGATCACTTTCTTCCATATGCCCCAAGGAATCGGTGTCCGCTTTGACACCCACATCTTTGCCGGTTACACAATTCCACCAACCTATGATTCGTTGATCGGCAAATTGATCTGCCATGGTAATTCAAGAATTGAAGCAATCGCCCGGATGCGCCGGTCATTGGAAGAATTGGTGATCGAAGGGATTGCTACCACCATCCCATTCCATCTCGAGGTAATGAATAACGAAAAATTCATTGCTGGTGATATCTCCACCAAATTCTTAGAAGAAAATTTTAAATTGAAATAA